One Herpetosiphonaceae bacterium genomic window carries:
- a CDS encoding DUF1343 domain-containing protein, translated as MVRPGISVLIEARRDLLTNRRIGVLTNASGVLPDLTSSFRALMRYADVRAIFTPEHGLYGTVAPGEHVASGFDRTGVPMYSLYGERLAPTLEQLAKLDAIVCDLQDVGCRFYTYAWTIIKTIEAAAQASVAVIVADRPNPVGGTIEGPGVEPELRTLVGLHDVPVRHGLTLGELARLVNHEADLGCDLTVVPCAGWQRSMLWAETGLPWAVPSLNIPAAETALVYPGTCLLEGINVSVGRGTTKPFEWLGAPWIDGVDLAEALNGLDLPGVRWRPVAFQPQTSVYDGSFCQGVQPHVIDAAALKPVALGLALIAAIARLYPADLDWNAAHFDRLAGTGRIRQAISAGAPIATITASWPAYEQAFRARTAPVLLYADR; from the coding sequence ATGGTGCGGCCAGGTATCAGCGTGCTGATCGAAGCTCGCCGCGATCTGCTGACGAATCGGCGGATCGGCGTGCTGACCAATGCCAGCGGCGTGCTGCCCGATCTGACCAGCAGCTTCCGCGCGCTGATGCGCTACGCCGATGTGCGCGCGATCTTCACGCCTGAGCACGGATTGTACGGCACGGTCGCTCCCGGCGAGCATGTCGCCAGTGGTTTCGATCGCACGGGCGTGCCGATGTACAGCCTGTACGGCGAGCGCCTCGCGCCGACGCTGGAGCAGCTTGCAAAGCTGGATGCGATCGTCTGCGATCTGCAAGATGTCGGCTGCCGGTTTTACACCTATGCCTGGACGATCATCAAAACGATCGAGGCGGCGGCTCAGGCGAGCGTGGCGGTGATCGTCGCCGATCGGCCCAATCCGGTCGGCGGCACGATCGAGGGTCCCGGCGTGGAGCCGGAGCTGCGCACGCTGGTGGGCCTGCACGATGTGCCCGTACGTCACGGCCTGACGCTGGGCGAGCTGGCGCGGCTGGTCAACCACGAGGCCGATCTGGGCTGCGATCTGACGGTCGTGCCGTGCGCTGGCTGGCAGCGCTCGATGCTGTGGGCGGAGACGGGCCTGCCGTGGGCGGTGCCGTCGCTCAATATTCCCGCAGCGGAGACGGCGCTGGTCTATCCCGGCACCTGTCTGCTGGAAGGGATCAACGTCTCAGTCGGGCGCGGCACCACCAAGCCCTTCGAGTGGCTGGGCGCTCCCTGGATCGATGGCGTAGATCTGGCCGAGGCGCTGAACGGGCTGGATCTGCCCGGCGTGCGCTGGCGTCCGGTCGCCTTTCAGCCGCAGACCTCGGTCTATGACGGGAGCTTCTGCCAGGGCGTTCAGCCGCATGTGATCGATGCCGCCGCGCTGAAGCCCGTGGCGCTGGGCCTGGCGCTGATCGCGGCGATCGCCCGCCTGTATCCCGCAGATCTCGACTGGAATGCGGCCCACTTCGATCGACTGGCCGGGACGGGCCGGATTCGTCAGGCGATCAGCGCCGGAGCGCCGATCGCGACGATCACGGCGTCCTGGCCCGCGTACGAGCAAGCCTTTCGCGCGCGAACGGCACCTGTGCTATTGTATGCCGATCGTTGA
- the nagZ gene encoding beta-N-acetylhexosaminidase — protein sequence MKRSLVDLVGQSLMLSFEGRQATPDVLKALAETRANGVILFAHNIGSPAELHALNRQLQAYAAAIGLPPLLIAIDQEGGTVTRLRAPLTTPPSQMAQAATGDAAAAYDCARITGRQLRAFGINVNFAPVLDVNCNPANPVIGTRSFGQDAAAVGEFALAALRGYHEAGVIATGKHFPGHGDTDIDSHLGLPTVRHERARLDQIELAPFVAALRAGIPALMSAHIIFAALDEHPATLSAPILTDLLRHRLGFDGLVFTDALDMQAVAAQYAPAEAALRSKAAGADVLLPLGSLESQIGVARALAAAVEAGHLSREAFEATARRLDALRATYRITHELPPYEEPDPALYDAALEIARRSVTLIGGKGALPLARETRLALIDCVLPRFSLVEEAFERAALLRSLVAGAFPNSTSLALSPNLTDDDLAQARALAEESDVVVLVTRNAALIAEQARLARMLAALGRLLIHVAARSPYDAAVVSGAAATLLTYGDPDVSLHALVDVLAGRSRPTGSLPVTLPAALQGVVN from the coding sequence ATGAAGCGCTCACTGGTCGATCTGGTCGGGCAAAGCCTGATGCTCAGCTTCGAGGGGCGGCAGGCCACGCCCGACGTGCTCAAGGCCCTGGCCGAGACGCGCGCGAATGGCGTGATTCTCTTCGCGCACAACATTGGCTCGCCCGCCGAGCTCCACGCGCTGAATCGCCAGCTACAAGCCTATGCCGCCGCGATCGGGCTGCCGCCGCTGCTGATCGCGATCGATCAAGAGGGCGGCACGGTCACACGGCTGCGCGCGCCGCTGACGACGCCACCCAGCCAGATGGCGCAGGCGGCGACCGGCGATGCAGCCGCCGCCTACGATTGCGCGCGGATCACCGGGCGGCAGCTGCGGGCGTTCGGGATCAACGTCAACTTCGCGCCCGTGCTGGATGTCAACTGCAATCCGGCCAATCCGGTGATCGGCACGCGCTCATTCGGACAGGATGCCGCAGCGGTCGGCGAGTTTGCGCTGGCGGCGCTGCGCGGCTACCACGAGGCCGGCGTGATCGCCACGGGCAAGCATTTTCCGGGGCACGGCGATACCGACATCGACTCGCATCTTGGGCTGCCGACGGTGCGCCACGAGCGCGCGCGGCTGGATCAGATCGAGCTTGCGCCGTTCGTCGCGGCGCTGCGGGCAGGCATTCCAGCGCTGATGAGCGCGCATATCATCTTTGCGGCGCTGGATGAGCATCCGGCGACGCTCTCCGCGCCGATTCTGACTGATCTGCTGCGGCACAGGCTGGGCTTCGACGGCCTGGTCTTTACCGATGCGCTGGATATGCAGGCGGTGGCGGCGCAGTACGCGCCCGCCGAGGCGGCGCTGCGCTCCAAAGCGGCGGGCGCGGATGTCTTGCTGCCGCTGGGCTCGCTCGAATCGCAGATCGGCGTGGCGCGGGCGCTGGCGGCTGCTGTGGAAGCGGGCCACCTGTCGCGGGAGGCCTTCGAGGCGACGGCGCGGCGTCTGGATGCGCTGCGGGCGACGTACCGGATCACGCACGAGCTACCGCCGTACGAGGAGCCGGACCCCGCGCTGTACGACGCGGCGCTGGAGATTGCCCGCCGCAGCGTGACGCTGATCGGGGGCAAGGGTGCGCTGCCGCTAGCCCGCGAGACGCGGCTGGCGCTGATCGATTGTGTGCTGCCGCGCTTCTCGCTCGTGGAAGAAGCTTTCGAGCGGGCGGCGCTGCTGCGCTCGCTGGTGGCGGGGGCGTTTCCCAACAGTACCAGCCTGGCGCTCAGTCCCAATCTGACCGACGACGATCTGGCGCAGGCGCGCGCGCTGGCTGAGGAAAGCGATGTGGTGGTGCTGGTGACGCGCAACGCGGCGCTGATTGCGGAGCAGGCCCGCCTGGCGCGTATGCTGGCGGCGCTTGGCCGCCTGCTGATCCATGTCGCGGCGCGCAGCCCATACGACGCGGCGGTCGTTTCCGGCGCGGCGGCTACGCTGCTGACCTATGGCGATCCCGATGTTTCGCTGCACGCGCTGGTCGATGTGCTTGCCGGGCGGTCGCGGCCCACAGGCAGCCTGCCGGTGACGCTACCGGCGGCGCTGCAAGGAGTAGTCAACTAA
- a CDS encoding GntR family transcriptional regulator — MLNKHSPVPLYLQLKKLLEAQVASGDLPPHGRVPSERELSEQYDISRMTARQALTELIQEGRLYTSRGKGTFVAEPKIRQSVQALTSFTEDIRSRGFTPTTRLVRLEMTAASGTLAARLRIAEGSSVVCVERLRLADDEPMALETACLSFVGAERLLAMNLEGSLYAVLQDTFGIIPCEAVQEFEAMLARPRERALLHLTEGAPVLRIQRTTFDAEQRPFEFVQSIYRGDRYRFVARLLRGGEA; from the coding sequence ATGCTCAACAAGCACAGTCCCGTTCCACTTTATCTCCAGCTTAAAAAGCTGCTCGAAGCGCAGGTTGCCAGCGGCGATCTGCCGCCGCATGGTCGAGTGCCCTCGGAGCGCGAGCTCAGCGAGCAGTACGACATCAGCCGGATGACGGCGCGGCAGGCGCTCACCGAGCTGATTCAGGAAGGGCGGCTCTACACCAGTCGCGGCAAGGGCACCTTCGTCGCGGAGCCCAAGATTCGCCAGAGCGTGCAGGCGCTCACGAGCTTTACCGAAGACATCCGCTCGCGCGGCTTTACGCCGACGACGCGGCTGGTGCGGCTGGAGATGACGGCGGCAAGCGGTACGCTTGCGGCGCGGCTGCGCATCGCCGAGGGATCGTCGGTGGTCTGTGTTGAGCGGCTGCGGCTGGCCGACGATGAGCCGATGGCGCTTGAAACCGCCTGCCTGTCGTTCGTCGGCGCTGAGCGGCTGCTGGCGATGAACCTTGAAGGCTCGCTGTACGCCGTGCTCCAGGACACGTTCGGGATTATTCCGTGCGAGGCGGTGCAAGAGTTCGAGGCGATGCTGGCGCGGCCTCGTGAGCGCGCGCTACTGCATCTGACCGAAGGCGCGCCCGTGCTGCGGATTCAGCGCACCACCTTCGACGCCGAGCAGCGTCCGTTCGAGTTCGTCCAGTCGATCTATCGCGGCGATCGGTATCGCTTCGTGGCGCGGCTGCTGCGCGGGGGAGAAGCATGA
- a CDS encoding peptidoglycan recognition family protein, translated as MADRSHSHPNRRTFLKGALATGALIGAPDIVRMRTSAAHAAHPSSLQANGTLAATADVRARDWHTLPRNDGSTIEAAASDADGDLQLLRNADGSFQSSRTFVSEVQRVPGRFNMVAMHWVADLPSGTTIAVEVRSSQDGQQWSGWSQVGHEIEAREQRATPSSYETYTDPVELGRASMMQYRIILGTGDPSVSPTVHRVTATQIDALDAPTLADLDARGQAIPFRVGNGGAPTARLILRDGPNGWGPGYIAPDDPRYWPPYTGQYLFQFVTIHHTAGANNPENPVATLRAIWYYHAIYLGWGDIGYHFLVDQYGNVYQGRDGGDGTEAGHVYRYNHYNCGVCLLGQFQPGARDVPYPGGEPTREALDSAMRMAALESAYHGFNPLEQHAYPKPSDWCRPKLTNYRVCGHRDWGRAGSCVATACPGDNVYKHLPSIRQQAAALIPQIKDFHLMEILNRK; from the coding sequence ATGGCCGATCGTTCGCATTCGCACCCCAACCGTCGGACGTTCTTGAAAGGCGCGCTTGCCACAGGCGCACTGATTGGAGCGCCCGACATTGTCCGTATGCGTACCAGCGCCGCTCACGCAGCCCACCCGTCATCGCTCCAGGCAAACGGAACGCTGGCCGCTACCGCCGATGTTCGCGCGCGCGACTGGCACACGCTGCCGCGCAACGACGGCAGCACGATTGAAGCAGCTGCCTCGGACGCCGACGGCGATCTTCAATTGCTGCGCAACGCCGACGGCTCGTTTCAGAGCAGCCGTACGTTCGTCTCCGAGGTACAGCGCGTACCCGGTCGCTTCAACATGGTCGCGATGCACTGGGTCGCCGATCTTCCGTCCGGCACGACGATCGCCGTCGAGGTGCGCAGCAGCCAGGATGGACAGCAGTGGAGCGGCTGGTCGCAGGTCGGCCACGAGATCGAAGCCCGCGAACAGCGCGCCACGCCGTCGAGCTACGAAACCTACACCGATCCCGTTGAGCTGGGCCGCGCCAGCATGATGCAGTATCGCATCATCCTGGGAACGGGCGATCCCAGCGTCTCACCGACGGTGCATCGCGTCACTGCCACGCAGATCGATGCCCTGGACGCGCCGACGCTCGCCGATCTGGACGCGCGCGGCCAGGCGATCCCGTTCCGCGTGGGCAACGGCGGCGCGCCAACCGCCCGGCTGATCCTGCGCGACGGGCCGAACGGCTGGGGACCGGGCTATATCGCGCCAGATGACCCGCGCTACTGGCCGCCCTACACGGGCCAGTATCTCTTCCAGTTCGTGACGATCCACCACACGGCAGGCGCGAACAATCCCGAAAATCCGGTGGCAACCCTGCGCGCGATCTGGTACTACCACGCGATCTATCTCGGCTGGGGCGACATCGGCTATCACTTCCTGGTCGATCAGTACGGCAACGTCTATCAGGGACGCGACGGCGGCGATGGCACCGAGGCCGGACATGTCTATCGCTACAACCACTACAACTGCGGCGTCTGCCTGCTTGGTCAGTTCCAGCCGGGCGCGCGCGACGTGCCCTATCCCGGCGGCGAGCCAACCCGCGAGGCGCTCGATAGCGCGATGCGCATGGCGGCGCTGGAGTCGGCCTACCACGGCTTCAATCCGCTTGAGCAGCATGCCTATCCCAAGCCGAGCGACTGGTGCCGTCCGAAGCTCACCAACTACCGCGTCTGCGGCCACCGCGACTGGGGCCGCGCCGGTAGCTGCGTCGCCACCGCATGCCCCGGCGATAACGTGTACAAGCACCTGCCGTCGATCCGTCAGCAGGCCGCCGCGCTGATCCCGCAGATC